From Solidesulfovibrio carbinoliphilus subsp. oakridgensis, the proteins below share one genomic window:
- a CDS encoding hybrid sensor histidine kinase/response regulator, which produces MKNASVAGDETLPLRRRAESLLAGTAAGDPCLLSREEMARLIHELRVSQVELELQNEELRRTQAELAHTRDRYADLYDFAPAGYFTLDARGTVLEANLKGAAMLGRERDALPGNPFSDHILPSDRAAFAAYLARIRETGRAGTLQIRLLRPDGARVWAELSAEPKPPFDPLGAASLRMVATDMTEGVLARQDLATVLDSAPIPIVKVRVTGDGDRVLVYQNPAAARLFGDEALERSCKGFLCNKEVCPALAAESGVVRDRECAVKTRFGERIMYKTAHKLPDAPYIIEAMVDVTELMRTRRNLTRAMEAAEAANRAKTQFLATMSHEIRTPMNGVMGMTELALQTDLTPEQREYLDLARQSALSLLDIINDILDFSRIEAGRMELARAPFSLRRTLGSCLRLFDNLAARQGNDLRLAVAQEAPDGLVGDAGRLSQVIANLVSNGLKFTRDGSVRVTVDTAPPLHCPLGPERGHAATFLFSVSDTGIGIPRDKHDHIFDYFTQLDAGLSREAGGTGLGLSISRNLVALMGGRIWVESEPNRGSTFFFTATFEQPGPGPVRPESRAGEDGQAGAPPPPMAILLVEDNLINQLVAKRLLERRGHVVTAVDSGFAALDLLRTQPFHCVLMDVEMPGISGLETLARLRDAGEFGEAAATAVVALTAHAVKGYREQMLAAGFDGYVSKPIDMRRLDAALGQAIARAEARHPGGGHA; this is translated from the coding sequence ATGAAAAACGCCTCCGTCGCGGGCGACGAGACCCTCCCCTTGCGCCGCCGGGCCGAGTCCCTGCTGGCGGGCACCGCGGCCGGGGATCCCTGCCTTCTGTCCCGCGAGGAAATGGCCCGGCTGATCCATGAGTTGCGGGTCAGCCAGGTGGAACTCGAACTGCAAAACGAGGAGCTGCGCCGGACCCAGGCCGAACTGGCCCATACCCGCGATCGCTACGCCGACCTCTACGATTTCGCCCCGGCCGGCTACTTCACCCTGGATGCCCGGGGCACGGTCCTCGAAGCCAACTTGAAAGGCGCGGCCATGCTCGGCCGGGAGCGCGACGCCCTGCCGGGCAATCCCTTTTCCGACCACATCCTCCCGTCCGACCGGGCGGCCTTTGCCGCCTACCTCGCCCGCATCCGGGAAACCGGCCGGGCCGGCACCCTGCAAATACGGCTCCTGCGCCCGGACGGCGCCCGGGTGTGGGCCGAACTCTCGGCCGAACCAAAGCCGCCGTTCGACCCCCTGGGGGCCGCCTCCCTGCGCATGGTGGCCACGGACATGACCGAGGGCGTGCTGGCCCGCCAGGACCTGGCGACCGTCCTTGACAGTGCTCCCATTCCCATCGTCAAGGTCCGGGTGACCGGGGACGGGGACCGGGTCCTGGTCTACCAGAACCCGGCCGCCGCGCGGCTTTTCGGCGACGAGGCCCTGGAGCGGTCCTGCAAGGGCTTTTTGTGCAACAAGGAAGTCTGTCCGGCCCTGGCCGCGGAATCCGGCGTGGTGCGCGACCGGGAATGCGCGGTCAAGACCCGGTTCGGCGAACGGATCATGTACAAGACCGCCCACAAGCTCCCGGACGCGCCCTACATCATCGAGGCCATGGTCGACGTCACCGAGCTCATGCGGACCCGGCGCAACCTGACCCGGGCCATGGAGGCGGCCGAGGCCGCCAACCGGGCCAAAACGCAGTTTCTGGCCACCATGAGCCACGAGATCCGCACGCCCATGAACGGCGTCATGGGCATGACCGAACTGGCCCTCCAGACCGATCTCACCCCGGAGCAGCGCGAGTACCTGGATCTGGCCCGCCAGTCGGCCCTGTCGCTCCTCGACATCATAAACGACATCCTCGATTTCTCCCGCATCGAGGCCGGCCGGATGGAACTGGCCCGCGCTCCCTTTTCCCTGCGCCGGACCCTCGGTTCGTGCCTGCGGCTTTTCGACAATCTGGCCGCGCGCCAGGGCAACGACCTGCGTCTGGCCGTGGCCCAGGAAGCGCCCGACGGGCTTGTCGGCGACGCCGGGCGCCTGTCCCAGGTCATCGCCAACCTGGTGTCAAACGGGCTCAAATTCACCAGGGACGGCTCCGTGCGCGTGACCGTGGACACGGCCCCCCCCCTGCACTGCCCGCTTGGCCCGGAACGCGGCCACGCCGCCACCTTTCTTTTCTCGGTCTCCGACACCGGCATCGGCATTCCCCGCGACAAGCACGACCACATCTTCGACTACTTCACCCAGCTCGACGCCGGCCTCAGCCGCGAGGCCGGCGGCACGGGCCTTGGCCTGTCCATCAGCAGGAACCTGGTGGCGCTCATGGGCGGCCGGATCTGGGTCGAATCCGAGCCCAATCGGGGCAGCACGTTTTTTTTCACCGCCACCTTCGAGCAGCCCGGTCCCGGGCCCGTCCGGCCCGAATCCCGGGCCGGCGAGGACGGCCAGGCCGGGGCCCCGCCGCCTCCCATGGCCATCCTGCTCGTCGAGGACAACCTCATCAACCAGCTCGTGGCCAAGCGGCTCCTCGAACGGCGCGGCCACGTGGTCACGGCCGTGGATTCGGGCTTTGCCGCCCTGGACCTCCTGCGGACCCAGCCGTTTCACTGCGTGCTCATGGACGTGGAGATGCCGGGCATAAGCGGCCTCGAAACCCTGGCCCGGCTGCGCGACGCCGGGGAGTTCGGCGAGGCCGCGGCCACGGCCGTGGTGGCCCTGACCGCCCACGCGGTCAAAGGCTACCGGGAACAGATGCTTGCGGCCGGCTTTGACGGCTACGTTTCAAAACCCATCGACATGCGCCGCCTCGACGCGGCCCTCGGCCAGGCCATCGCCCGGGCCGAGGCCAGACATCCCGGCGGCGGCCATGCCTGA
- a CDS encoding radical SAM protein has translation MNTGGKGFTSEQIKALQTLNSKELVPCTYPWIRLTEKDVTGEYTFCAWLDKDIGTVDKENTSRLLDVWNSPKALQIRQDLLEGNRSSCHRDCKVAHFPLDTFLGYEDWEYEAFEAPFLDNLQQAVADLANRRAESTAKPLSLALFPTNVCNIRCRMCKMEKRYDGEVDPCYFEGIKPLLPFLHELFVAGGEPFFCKSSRNIIFSDAVKSQRHLYLSTISNGTVLTEAVLEKLADLRLGRVIFSLDGVTPEVYNAVRRGADFEKVLVNIKRFVAHRDAGRLKVKITGSNFVIQALNYRQIEGYVELCHSLGIRASCNLVFGTSELAPHMDDVQQNVAKALERAVALDMDYTATSLQTVLEKLPAYRNRVRKLARMQQVFGERNTARIRGVFDRHETIKSVVKKFISA, from the coding sequence ATGAATACCGGCGGGAAGGGCTTTACATCGGAACAGATAAAAGCGCTCCAGACACTCAACAGCAAGGAGCTGGTGCCCTGTACCTACCCCTGGATCAGGCTGACCGAAAAGGACGTCACCGGCGAGTACACGTTCTGCGCCTGGCTCGACAAGGACATCGGCACGGTGGACAAGGAAAACACCAGCCGACTGCTTGACGTCTGGAACTCGCCCAAGGCGCTGCAGATCAGGCAGGACCTGCTGGAGGGAAACCGCTCCAGCTGCCATCGGGACTGCAAGGTCGCCCACTTCCCCCTGGACACCTTTCTCGGCTATGAGGACTGGGAATACGAGGCGTTCGAAGCCCCGTTCCTGGACAATCTCCAGCAGGCCGTGGCGGACCTCGCCAACCGCAGGGCCGAAAGCACGGCCAAGCCGCTGAGCCTCGCCCTTTTTCCGACCAATGTCTGCAATATCCGTTGCCGGATGTGCAAGATGGAGAAGCGCTACGACGGCGAGGTCGATCCCTGTTATTTCGAGGGAATAAAGCCCCTGCTCCCGTTTCTCCACGAGCTGTTCGTGGCCGGCGGGGAACCGTTTTTCTGCAAATCGAGCCGCAACATCATTTTCAGCGATGCGGTCAAAAGCCAGCGCCACCTCTACCTCTCGACCATCAGCAACGGCACGGTCCTGACCGAGGCGGTGCTGGAAAAGCTGGCGGACCTGCGGCTTGGCCGGGTCATCTTCTCCCTCGACGGCGTGACCCCGGAGGTCTACAACGCCGTCCGCCGGGGGGCCGATTTCGAGAAGGTGCTCGTCAACATCAAGCGGTTCGTGGCCCACCGCGACGCGGGACGCCTCAAGGTGAAGATCACGGGCTCGAATTTCGTCATCCAGGCCCTCAATTACCGCCAGATCGAAGGCTACGTGGAACTGTGCCATTCGCTTGGCATCCGGGCCTCCTGCAACCTGGTTTTCGGCACCTCGGAACTCGCTCCCCACATGGACGACGTCCAGCAAAACGTGGCCAAGGCCCTCGAGCGGGCCGTCGCGTTGGACATGGACTACACGGCCACGAGCCTGCAGACCGTGCTGGAAAAACTGCCCGCCTACCGGAACAGGGTCCGCAAGCTCGCCCGGATGCAGCAGGTCTTCGGCGAAAGAAACACGGCCCGGATCCGGGGAGTGTTCGACCGGCACGAGACCATCAAGAGCGTGGTGAAAAAGTTCATTTCCGCCTAG
- a CDS encoding response regulator transcription factor: MRVLIVEDDLEAAAYMVKGLKESGYVVDHVADGREALYRVAAEAYDAVVVDRMLPGVDGLTIVRTMRSAGNLAPVLILSALGDVDDRVKGLKAGGDDYLVKPYAFAELLARLEALLRRGRADAPDTTLKLADLEMDLVGRTVRRGGKPIELKPKEFALLEYLMRHAGHVVTRTMLLENVWDYSFDPQTNVIDVHISRLRQKIDKGQDKPLLSTIRGAGYSLRDSN; this comes from the coding sequence ATGCGCGTGCTGATTGTGGAAGACGACCTGGAGGCCGCGGCCTACATGGTCAAGGGGCTCAAGGAATCGGGCTATGTGGTGGACCATGTGGCCGACGGCCGCGAGGCCCTGTACCGGGTGGCGGCCGAGGCCTACGACGCCGTGGTGGTGGACCGGATGCTGCCCGGCGTCGACGGGCTGACCATTGTCCGCACCATGCGCTCGGCCGGGAACCTGGCGCCGGTGCTGATCCTCTCGGCCCTTGGCGACGTGGACGACCGGGTCAAGGGGCTCAAGGCCGGCGGCGACGACTATCTGGTCAAGCCCTACGCCTTTGCCGAGCTCCTGGCCCGGCTGGAGGCGCTCTTGCGCCGGGGCCGGGCCGACGCCCCGGACACCACGCTTAAACTCGCGGACCTGGAGATGGATCTGGTCGGGCGCACGGTCCGGCGCGGCGGCAAGCCCATCGAGCTCAAGCCCAAGGAATTCGCCCTGCTCGAATACCTCATGCGCCACGCCGGCCACGTGGTCACCCGAACCATGCTTCTCGAAAACGTCTGGGACTACTCCTTCGATCCCCAGACCAACGTCATCGACGTCCACATCAGCCGCCTGCGCCAGAAGATCGACAAAGGTCAGGACAAGCCGCTGCTCTCCACCATCCGCGGCGCCGGATACAGCCTGCGTGATTCCAACTAA
- a CDS encoding sensor histidine kinase, whose protein sequence is MIPTKLLRSSTLRLSILHMAAFGLSVLVLLGFIYTSTAGFMERQTDETINAEIQGLAEQYSQLGLTGLIRVIKSRVAKDKAGSSVYLLTDWKFNPLAGNLGEWPKFKDTGSGWFDATLEDTENFEPRRVRMRYFLLPGNYHMVVGRDVSERVKVERLIMDALVWGLALTVVLGGVGGLLTSRWMLKRIDVINKASREIMHGELTRRIPTRGAGDEFDRLAENLNAMLDQIVRLMDGVRQVSNNIAHDLRGPLNRIRSGLEMSLARIRTEEEYRAVLEQTIAEIDGLLMTFNALLTIAQAESGARRQDFTDVDLTGLAGDVAELYEPLAEEKDLAFHVALAPGVTVPGNRHLLSQALANLLDNAVKYTPAGGAITVTLGAPSTGPELAVADTGPGIPAEHRHVVLERFARLESSRNTPGSGLGLSLVAAAAGLHQAELRLEDNHPGLRITLAFPPAPA, encoded by the coding sequence GTGATTCCAACTAAGCTCCTGCGGTCCTCGACCCTTCGCCTGTCGATCCTGCACATGGCCGCCTTCGGCCTGTCGGTGCTGGTCTTGCTCGGGTTCATCTACACCTCCACGGCCGGGTTCATGGAACGCCAGACCGACGAGACCATCAACGCCGAGATCCAGGGCCTGGCCGAACAGTACAGCCAGCTTGGCCTGACAGGCCTCATCCGGGTCATCAAGTCGCGCGTGGCCAAGGACAAGGCCGGATCGAGCGTCTATCTGCTGACGGACTGGAAGTTCAATCCCCTGGCCGGCAACCTCGGCGAATGGCCCAAATTCAAGGACACGGGCTCGGGCTGGTTCGACGCCACCCTGGAGGACACGGAAAATTTCGAGCCCAGGCGCGTGCGGATGCGCTATTTCCTGCTGCCCGGCAACTACCACATGGTGGTCGGGCGCGACGTGTCCGAGCGGGTCAAGGTCGAGCGGCTGATCATGGACGCCCTCGTCTGGGGCCTGGCTCTGACCGTGGTCCTTGGCGGCGTGGGCGGCCTCCTGACCAGCCGCTGGATGCTCAAGCGCATCGACGTCATCAACAAGGCCAGCCGCGAGATCATGCACGGCGAACTGACCCGGCGCATCCCGACCCGGGGGGCCGGCGACGAGTTCGACCGCCTGGCCGAGAACCTAAACGCCATGCTCGACCAGATCGTCAGGCTCATGGACGGCGTCAGGCAGGTCTCCAACAACATCGCCCACGACCTGCGCGGCCCCTTAAACCGCATCCGCTCCGGCCTCGAGATGTCGCTCGCCCGCATCCGGACCGAGGAGGAATATAGGGCCGTGCTCGAGCAGACCATCGCCGAGATCGACGGGCTGCTCATGACCTTCAACGCGCTTTTGACCATCGCCCAGGCCGAATCCGGGGCCAGGCGGCAGGACTTCACGGACGTCGACCTGACCGGCCTGGCCGGGGACGTGGCCGAACTCTACGAGCCCCTGGCCGAGGAAAAGGACCTCGCCTTCCACGTGGCCCTGGCCCCGGGCGTGACCGTGCCGGGGAACCGCCACCTCCTGTCCCAGGCCCTGGCCAACCTGCTCGACAACGCCGTCAAGTACACGCCCGCCGGCGGCGCCATCACCGTGACCCTCGGCGCGCCCTCGACCGGCCCGGAACTGGCCGTGGCCGACACCGGGCCCGGCATTCCGGCCGAACACCGCCACGTGGTCCTCGAACGGTTTGCCCGCCTGGAATCGAGCCGCAACACGCCGGGCAGCGGCCTGGGCCTGTCCCTGGTGGCCGCGGCCGCGGGCCTGCACCAGGCCGAGCTGCGCCTGGAAGACAACCACCCGGGCCTTCGCATCACCCTGGCCTTCCCGCCGGCTCCGGCCTGA